From Salinibacterium sp. ZJ450, one genomic window encodes:
- a CDS encoding ABC transporter permease has product MPDTQTANGETAREGIVALATAPPVLGKPRESRQSSRRFGWGIWLPPAITFVIVGLLWQVVAIANPYVIPTIDAIIASLLDDPLMYWTNMLVTLQEVLIGATAGILVGFLIAVVMAEFEIMERAVMPLFVVIMVTPIVAIAPALVVAFGFGMMPKYIVTALVVFFPMLVNSLAGLRDVDGRALDVLRTVHASRWEIFRHLRLPGSMPFVFAGLRVALPLAIVGAAVAEFVAAGQQAGLGSLVTIAAAQANLPVTWASIVLLCVLGVLLVSLLALVRKRVLWWSNGETVAR; this is encoded by the coding sequence ATGCCTGACACCCAAACAGCGAACGGCGAGACAGCCCGCGAGGGCATCGTCGCGCTCGCAACCGCCCCGCCAGTTCTGGGCAAGCCCCGTGAGTCACGACAGTCGTCGCGTCGGTTCGGCTGGGGCATATGGCTGCCGCCGGCAATCACCTTCGTGATCGTCGGTCTGCTCTGGCAGGTCGTCGCGATCGCAAACCCCTACGTCATCCCCACGATTGACGCCATTATCGCCAGTCTGCTCGACGACCCCCTGATGTACTGGACCAACATGCTGGTCACGCTGCAGGAGGTGCTCATCGGCGCCACCGCCGGCATCCTCGTGGGCTTCCTGATCGCGGTGGTGATGGCGGAGTTCGAGATCATGGAGCGGGCCGTGATGCCCCTGTTCGTCGTGATCATGGTGACTCCAATCGTGGCGATCGCACCCGCCCTCGTCGTCGCATTCGGGTTCGGCATGATGCCCAAGTACATCGTCACGGCGCTTGTCGTGTTCTTCCCGATGCTGGTCAACTCCCTGGCCGGCCTTCGGGACGTCGATGGACGGGCCCTCGACGTGCTGCGCACCGTGCACGCCAGCCGGTGGGAGATCTTCCGCCACCTCCGGTTACCCGGAAGCATGCCGTTTGTCTTCGCAGGCCTGCGCGTCGCACTGCCGCTCGCCATCGTCGGCGCCGCCGTCGCCGAGTTCGTCGCCGCCGGGCAGCAGGCCGGCCTCGGCTCCCTCGTGACCATCGCGGCCGCGCAAGCCAACCTGCCGGTCACGTGGGCAAGCATCGTTCTGCTCTGCGTGCTGGGGGTGCTGCTGGTCTCACTGCTCGCGCTGGTTCGCAAGCGCGTGCTCTGGTGGAGCAACGGCGAGACCGTCGCCAGATAG
- a CDS encoding ROK family protein codes for MLVETGERSDGRAGRPSRLIDVVPESHYFIGMKVTGGEVLGVATDLRANVLATSSLRLSARDPQTVADAIVELTDLLSRDVPSVTAVGIGIGGRVGDRGIVRSAPFLDWTDVDLGAMLEQRLGMPTVIENDLTAFTAYENWFGAGRDADRFAVLTLGAGVGYGLVVGGEVVVNDDSGIGLVGHWPLDPFGPVCTSGHRGCAQSVLTQSAIVHGVSTALGRSVDYDEALGLAEAGEPAARRVVDDAGRGLGKLLAAIANLTLPELMIVGGEGVRLVKSADAALRESLAEYRDPRASALEIVTTSGDDREWCRGAAVVAIQTYVLGRLR; via the coding sequence ATGCTCGTCGAAACCGGTGAGCGCAGTGACGGTCGGGCCGGTCGACCATCGCGGCTGATCGACGTCGTTCCGGAGTCGCACTACTTCATTGGCATGAAGGTCACGGGCGGGGAAGTGCTCGGCGTGGCGACCGATCTTCGCGCGAATGTCCTCGCCACCTCCTCGTTGCGGCTGTCTGCTAGAGACCCGCAGACTGTGGCCGACGCCATCGTGGAACTCACCGATTTGCTCAGCCGTGACGTGCCTTCGGTCACTGCTGTCGGTATCGGCATCGGCGGTCGCGTTGGTGATCGCGGCATCGTGCGCAGCGCACCGTTCCTCGACTGGACCGACGTTGATCTCGGCGCAATGCTCGAGCAGCGGCTCGGAATGCCGACCGTTATCGAGAACGACTTGACCGCATTTACGGCGTACGAGAACTGGTTCGGCGCCGGACGAGACGCGGATCGGTTCGCTGTGCTGACGCTCGGCGCCGGTGTTGGTTACGGCCTGGTTGTCGGCGGCGAGGTGGTCGTGAACGATGACTCGGGCATCGGTCTGGTCGGCCATTGGCCACTCGATCCGTTCGGGCCAGTATGTACCTCCGGCCATCGTGGCTGCGCGCAGAGCGTGCTCACCCAGTCGGCGATTGTGCACGGTGTGTCGACAGCGCTGGGCAGGTCCGTCGACTACGACGAAGCTCTCGGCCTAGCCGAGGCTGGCGAGCCGGCCGCCCGACGCGTCGTCGACGACGCCGGTCGGGGTCTCGGCAAACTGCTTGCCGCCATCGCAAACCTCACGCTCCCCGAACTCATGATCGTCGGGGGCGAAGGGGTGCGACTGGTGAAATCCGCGGACGCTGCTCTGCGCGAGAGCCTGGCAGAGTACCGCGACCCCCGGGCAAGCGCGCTCGAGATCGTGACGACCAGCGGCGACGACCGGGAGTGGTGTCGCGGTGCTGCGGTCGTTGCGATTCAAACGTACGTGCTCGGGCGTCTTCGCTGA
- a CDS encoding helix-turn-helix transcriptional regulator — MPIVVDIDVMLARRKMAVGTLAERVGVTPANIAVLKNGRAKAVRFTTLEALCEVLQCQPGDLLRWEPESEES, encoded by the coding sequence ATGCCCATCGTCGTCGACATCGACGTGATGCTCGCTCGGCGCAAAATGGCCGTCGGAACCCTCGCCGAGCGGGTCGGCGTCACGCCCGCGAACATCGCGGTGCTCAAGAACGGGCGCGCCAAGGCGGTGCGTTTCACCACGCTGGAGGCGCTGTGCGAGGTGCTCCAGTGTCAGCCCGGTGACCTGCTGCGCTGGGAGCCCGAGAGCGAGGAGTCCTAG
- a CDS encoding DUF2975 domain-containing protein codes for MGKLTILALRIVIALALIGSLAVQIVMMPLVWVDLEGTEDRIRVLLIGILVLGILTMQVSALCVWRLLTMVRRGSVFTRAAFRYVDIIIGAIAAASLLTFLLAVLLAPGDAAPGIVGLICGAALVVAGVALIVLVLRMLLAQAVAREIEAQQLRSELNEVI; via the coding sequence ATGGGAAAGCTCACCATCCTCGCGCTGCGCATCGTGATCGCGCTTGCGCTGATCGGGTCACTCGCCGTGCAGATCGTCATGATGCCGCTGGTCTGGGTGGATCTGGAAGGCACTGAGGATCGCATCCGGGTGCTGCTCATCGGCATCCTCGTCCTCGGCATCCTGACCATGCAAGTCAGTGCCCTTTGCGTGTGGCGGCTTCTGACGATGGTGCGACGAGGTTCGGTGTTCACCCGTGCTGCATTCCGGTACGTCGATATCATCATCGGGGCGATCGCGGCGGCGTCCCTCCTCACGTTCCTGCTCGCAGTCCTGTTGGCGCCTGGCGACGCGGCGCCCGGCATCGTCGGACTCATCTGCGGCGCGGCGCTGGTCGTCGCCGGCGTGGCTCTGATCGTCTTGGTGCTGCGGATGCTGCTGGCCCAGGCGGTCGCGAGGGAGATCGAGGCGCAGCAGCTGCGGTCCGAGCTGAACGAGGTGATCTGA
- a CDS encoding ABC transporter substrate-binding protein, whose product MTAFLEKGARRRGFYLAGALAAALTLSACATTAPAANPPGGASASEDCERNRDAGTITYISGYGYSASAGQLDVFLAKEMGFFDELCLDVEINASGANGQQLVSSGQAQFTALGSASDVMLAAANSQNLTAIATYGSVSPFSIFANENVKSLKDLEGKKLGYFINLTPIASAMLDAAGVDVSKVELIKMTNYDPTVVTRGQVDAIVGYASNQPQTLKAMNLPFNEFLPEELDVQGTYNVMEVNTEFLTENREVVADFMRASLKALEYCLENDDECIDMISKLAEDNGQGSAFPREQLERTWSVESTWVVSNPELSPGVQTAAQWEHEYELVKRYGDVKDLPAVNEMMDTKLVASLYKDGALIWPGE is encoded by the coding sequence GTGACTGCTTTTCTTGAAAAGGGCGCTCGACGCCGAGGATTCTATCTGGCCGGGGCTCTGGCCGCTGCGCTGACACTCAGTGCGTGCGCTACGACAGCTCCAGCCGCGAATCCTCCCGGCGGGGCATCCGCGAGTGAGGATTGCGAGCGCAACCGCGACGCTGGCACCATCACCTACATTTCGGGGTACGGCTACTCGGCCAGCGCCGGCCAACTCGATGTATTCCTCGCGAAAGAGATGGGCTTCTTCGACGAGCTGTGCCTCGACGTCGAGATCAACGCATCCGGAGCCAACGGGCAGCAGCTCGTCTCATCCGGGCAGGCGCAGTTCACCGCTCTGGGCTCGGCCTCGGACGTGATGCTCGCCGCCGCCAACAGCCAGAACCTGACCGCGATCGCCACCTACGGCAGCGTCTCGCCGTTCTCGATCTTCGCGAACGAGAACGTCAAGAGTCTGAAGGACCTCGAGGGCAAGAAGCTCGGATACTTCATTAACCTCACGCCGATCGCGTCGGCGATGCTGGATGCCGCGGGCGTTGACGTCTCCAAGGTTGAACTCATCAAGATGACCAACTACGACCCGACCGTGGTCACCCGCGGACAGGTCGACGCAATCGTCGGCTACGCCTCGAACCAACCGCAAACGCTGAAGGCGATGAACCTGCCGTTCAACGAATTCCTGCCCGAGGAACTCGACGTGCAGGGCACCTACAACGTGATGGAGGTGAACACCGAATTCCTCACCGAAAACCGTGAGGTCGTCGCCGACTTCATGCGCGCGAGCCTGAAAGCGCTCGAGTACTGCCTCGAGAACGACGACGAGTGCATCGACATGATCAGCAAGCTCGCTGAGGACAATGGGCAGGGCTCCGCTTTCCCGCGCGAGCAGCTCGAACGCACCTGGAGTGTCGAGTCCACCTGGGTGGTGAGCAACCCCGAACTGTCTCCCGGTGTCCAGACGGCCGCGCAGTGGGAACACGAGTATGAACTCGTCAAGCGCTACGGCGATGTCAAGGACCTGCCCGCGGTGAACGAGATGATGGACACCAAGCTCGTCGCCAGCCTGTACAAGGATGGCGCGCTCATCTGGCCCGGGGAATGA
- a CDS encoding NAD(P)-binding domain-containing protein, which yields MRKRIAIIGAGPSGMAQLRAFESAQKAGREIPDIVCFEKQDDWGGQWNYNWRTGTDQHGEPVHSSMYRNLWSNGPKEALEFAEYTFDDHFGRAISSYPPRAVLWDYIDGRARKSDVKKFVRFATAVRWVEFHEDTQTFTVTVENLATKTTYSEEFDHVIVGSGHFTVPNVPTFAGIETFTGSLRHAHDFRGAEALAGKDVLLVGASYSAEDIGVQAHKMGARSVTISYRSRPMGFDWPEGMSEVPLVDHFDGSVVHFIDGTSKRFDAVVLCTGYLHHYPFLPSDLALDSRNTLYPDTLYRGVVRENNDRLFFLGAQDQWFTFNMFDAQAWYVRDLILGDAVVPDVAEQRRSMDEWLERLASLDGAEDEVRFQADYIKDLITATDYPMFDLEEVSRIFLAWKHDKQRDILTYRDRVYPSVMTGTMAAVHHTPWLKELDDSPERYHSRPEDAAKGTRRAA from the coding sequence TTGCGCAAGCGCATCGCGATCATCGGAGCTGGACCCAGCGGAATGGCCCAGCTGCGGGCCTTCGAATCGGCACAGAAGGCGGGTCGCGAGATCCCCGACATCGTGTGCTTTGAGAAGCAGGATGATTGGGGCGGCCAGTGGAACTACAACTGGCGCACCGGCACCGACCAGCACGGTGAACCCGTGCACTCGAGCATGTACCGAAACCTCTGGTCGAACGGGCCGAAGGAAGCACTGGAGTTCGCCGAGTACACCTTCGATGACCACTTCGGCCGCGCGATCTCGTCCTATCCTCCTCGCGCGGTGCTCTGGGACTACATCGATGGCCGCGCCCGCAAGAGCGACGTGAAGAAGTTCGTGCGCTTCGCCACGGCAGTGCGCTGGGTCGAGTTCCACGAGGACACCCAGACCTTCACCGTGACCGTCGAGAACCTTGCGACCAAGACCACGTACTCCGAGGAGTTCGACCACGTCATCGTGGGCTCCGGCCACTTCACCGTTCCCAACGTGCCGACCTTCGCCGGAATCGAGACCTTCACCGGCAGTCTGCGTCACGCGCACGACTTCCGGGGCGCTGAAGCCCTTGCCGGCAAGGACGTTCTCCTCGTCGGTGCCAGCTACTCGGCTGAGGACATCGGCGTGCAGGCGCACAAAATGGGCGCCCGCTCGGTGACCATCAGCTACCGCTCGCGGCCGATGGGATTCGACTGGCCCGAGGGCATGTCCGAGGTGCCGCTCGTCGACCATTTCGACGGTTCGGTCGTGCACTTCATCGACGGAACGAGCAAACGGTTCGACGCCGTGGTGCTCTGCACGGGGTACCTCCACCATTACCCGTTCCTCCCGTCCGATCTCGCACTGGACTCCCGCAACACCCTGTACCCCGACACGCTTTACCGTGGCGTCGTTCGCGAGAACAACGACAGGCTGTTCTTCCTCGGTGCCCAGGACCAGTGGTTCACCTTCAACATGTTCGACGCGCAGGCCTGGTACGTGCGCGACCTGATTCTCGGCGACGCGGTTGTTCCGGATGTCGCAGAGCAGCGCCGCAGCATGGACGAGTGGCTGGAACGCCTGGCTTCCCTCGACGGCGCCGAGGACGAGGTGCGGTTCCAGGCGGACTACATCAAGGACCTCATCACCGCCACGGATTACCCGATGTTCGACCTCGAAGAGGTCTCGAGGATCTTCCTGGCCTGGAAGCACGATAAGCAGCGCGACATCCTCACCTACCGCGACCGGGTGTATCCCTCCGTGATGACCGGCACCATGGCAGCCGTGCACCACACGCCGTGGCTGAAGGAACTCGACGACAGCCCTGAGCGGTACCACTCCCGGCCAGAGGATGCGGCTAAGGGCACCCGCCGCGCCGCCTGA
- a CDS encoding isopenicillin N synthase family oxygenase — translation MSSSLPILDFSRLDAGADEAAAFRADLLRATHEVGFFYLVGHGVDHQLIDDLLALSRRFFDLPTDEKLKLENIYSPQFRGYTRVGGELTHGDVDWREQIDIGPERDAVEPTSETADYWRLEGPNLWPEALPELREVAERWNDELSRVSLRLLRMWALALGAPEDAFDEAFADKPFALTKIVRYPGESGAEERKQGVGAHRDGGVLTLLLVEPGKEGLQVEYEGEWIDAPSIPGAFVVNIGEMLELATGGYLKATLHKVFSPPIGTDRISVPFFFNPALDTVMPRLELSPELAAAARGLSVDPTNSPILDTYGDNALRYRLRAHPNVAEIHHADLLGAAG, via the coding sequence ATGAGCTCATCCCTCCCGATCCTCGACTTCTCCCGACTGGACGCCGGCGCTGACGAAGCAGCCGCGTTCCGCGCCGATCTGCTGCGCGCGACCCACGAGGTCGGGTTCTTCTATCTCGTCGGCCATGGTGTCGACCATCAGCTCATCGACGACCTGCTCGCTCTCTCGCGCCGGTTCTTCGACCTGCCCACCGACGAGAAGCTCAAGCTCGAGAACATATACAGCCCGCAGTTCCGCGGGTACACCCGGGTCGGCGGCGAACTCACCCACGGTGACGTCGACTGGCGCGAGCAGATCGATATCGGACCCGAACGGGATGCCGTCGAACCGACATCCGAAACCGCCGACTATTGGCGGCTCGAAGGCCCGAACCTGTGGCCCGAGGCACTGCCGGAGCTGCGTGAGGTCGCCGAGCGCTGGAACGATGAACTCAGCCGGGTCTCGCTGCGACTGTTGCGGATGTGGGCGCTGGCGCTCGGCGCGCCGGAGGATGCCTTCGATGAGGCGTTTGCCGACAAGCCGTTCGCGCTGACCAAGATCGTGCGGTACCCGGGTGAGTCCGGGGCGGAGGAGCGCAAGCAGGGCGTCGGTGCGCACCGGGATGGTGGCGTGCTGACGCTGCTGCTCGTGGAGCCGGGCAAGGAAGGTCTGCAGGTCGAGTACGAGGGCGAGTGGATCGATGCGCCGTCGATTCCCGGGGCGTTCGTCGTGAACATCGGTGAGATGCTCGAGCTGGCCACCGGCGGCTACCTCAAGGCCACGCTGCACAAGGTCTTCTCGCCGCCGATCGGTACCGACCGCATCTCGGTGCCGTTCTTCTTCAACCCGGCGCTCGACACCGTGATGCCGCGGCTCGAACTCAGCCCGGAGCTGGCCGCTGCGGCTCGCGGGCTCTCCGTCGACCCGACGAACAGCCCGATCCTCGACACCTACGGGGACAATGCGCTGCGGTACCGCCTGCGGGCGCATCCGAACGTTGCCGAGATCCACCACGCGGATTTGCTGGGCGCTGCCGGCTGA
- a CDS encoding ABC transporter ATP-binding protein, translating to MLTHSEDRRGESTRLSPAGTPVADGGVQISGVTKSYGPEGARTVVLDNVDLSIRMGEFVSVIGPSGCGKSTLLKVVAGLIEADAGTVTVDGSSLSTAAQNKMVGLVPQSPALLPWRTVLDNVRLPISVNRQANHGKALRDPKEILEKFGLGHAIDKYPSQLSGGMQQRVAIARAFVFDPSVLLMDEPFSALDEMNRDQQRLGLLDFWQSNQKAVLFVTHSVPEAIMLSDRIVVMAAHPGRVAEVIDVNLPRPRDADVYATDEFRDLEGTVRATLRSVMEMKHA from the coding sequence ATGCTCACGCACAGCGAGGACCGCCGGGGAGAGTCGACCCGACTCTCCCCGGCGGGAACGCCGGTCGCCGACGGCGGCGTCCAGATCAGTGGTGTCACCAAGAGTTACGGCCCCGAGGGGGCGCGCACCGTCGTGCTCGACAATGTCGACCTCTCCATTCGTATGGGGGAGTTCGTCTCGGTCATCGGGCCGAGCGGATGCGGCAAATCCACGCTTCTGAAGGTGGTCGCCGGACTCATCGAAGCGGATGCCGGCACCGTCACCGTCGACGGAAGCTCGCTCAGTACCGCCGCCCAGAACAAGATGGTCGGCCTCGTTCCGCAGTCGCCCGCACTGCTGCCGTGGCGGACCGTGCTCGACAACGTGAGACTGCCCATCTCGGTGAACCGCCAGGCCAACCACGGGAAAGCGCTCCGCGATCCGAAGGAGATCCTGGAGAAGTTCGGCTTGGGCCACGCCATCGACAAGTATCCGTCCCAGCTCTCCGGCGGAATGCAGCAGCGGGTGGCCATCGCGCGGGCCTTCGTCTTCGACCCGAGCGTTCTGCTGATGGATGAACCGTTCTCCGCGCTCGATGAGATGAACCGGGACCAGCAGCGACTAGGTCTGCTTGATTTCTGGCAGTCCAACCAGAAGGCCGTGCTCTTCGTGACCCACTCTGTTCCCGAGGCGATCATGCTCTCGGATCGGATCGTGGTGATGGCGGCGCACCCGGGACGGGTGGCCGAGGTCATCGATGTGAACCTTCCCCGCCCGCGGGACGCCGACGTGTACGCCACCGACGAATTCCGCGATCTAGAGGGAACCGTGAGGGCCACCCTGCGAAGCGTGATGGAGATGAAGCATGCCTGA
- a CDS encoding class I SAM-dependent methyltransferase, translating to MTDATGTDADKALKARHRAMWALGDYPMLASDLLPGLGTAIVEACGIGPGQRVLDIAAGSGNAAIAAAQAGASVVASDLTPELLEIGGRHAEELGLQLDWVQADAEALPFADGEFDTVISTLGIMFAPHHEASASELTRVCRPGGMIGLINWTPEGFIGQMFATMKPYSPPPPPGSTPPPRWGDEAHVRALLGDRVTEFTAKRKALPVTMFDSAEAFRDYFKLRYGPTIATYRNIADDPERVAALDQDLVELARRFDRGSGELEWEYLLVTARRAARTPRSRAPSAAGHRADTGAPRTAPPAW from the coding sequence ATGACCGATGCCACCGGCACCGATGCTGACAAGGCGCTGAAAGCGAGACACCGTGCAATGTGGGCCCTCGGCGATTACCCCATGCTCGCGTCTGACCTTCTGCCCGGGCTGGGCACCGCGATCGTCGAGGCCTGCGGCATAGGTCCCGGCCAACGAGTACTCGACATCGCTGCCGGATCGGGGAATGCCGCTATTGCCGCCGCACAAGCCGGAGCCAGCGTCGTGGCCAGCGACCTCACTCCCGAACTCCTGGAAATCGGCGGGCGCCACGCCGAAGAACTCGGCCTCCAGCTCGACTGGGTGCAGGCCGACGCCGAGGCTTTGCCATTTGCCGACGGCGAGTTCGACACCGTGATTTCCACCCTCGGGATCATGTTCGCCCCACACCACGAGGCCAGTGCGAGCGAACTGACCAGAGTCTGTCGACCGGGCGGCATGATCGGGCTGATCAATTGGACGCCCGAGGGCTTCATCGGGCAGATGTTCGCCACCATGAAGCCGTATTCGCCCCCGCCTCCTCCCGGTTCCACACCTCCGCCACGCTGGGGCGACGAGGCGCATGTTCGGGCTCTGCTCGGAGACCGGGTGACTGAGTTCACCGCGAAACGCAAGGCGCTGCCGGTGACGATGTTCGACTCGGCTGAGGCGTTTCGCGACTACTTCAAGCTGCGCTACGGCCCGACGATCGCGACCTACCGCAACATCGCGGATGACCCGGAACGGGTCGCCGCGCTCGATCAGGACCTGGTTGAGCTCGCGCGACGGTTCGACCGAGGGTCGGGCGAACTCGAGTGGGAGTACTTGCTCGTGACGGCTCGCAGGGCAGCTAGGACTCCTCGCTCTCGGGCTCCCAGCGCAGCAGGTCACCGGGCTGACACTGGAGCACCTCGCACAGCGCCTCCAGCGTGGTGA
- a CDS encoding dihydrofolate reductase family protein has translation MGRLNYTGIVSLDGYINDAAGNFDWAAPDEEVHAFINDLERSAGTYLYGRRMYEVMKFWQTVPEQPDESAVMIDFAEVWRAAEKIVFSTSLEAVDTPRTRIERTFDPYAVARLKADQERDLSIGGATLAATAIAAGLVDEFHLFLTPVIVGGGTPFFPDGVKAGLRLEDERRFASGIVYLRYTSQV, from the coding sequence GTGGGCCGCTTGAACTACACAGGCATCGTCTCGCTCGACGGCTACATCAACGATGCGGCGGGCAACTTCGACTGGGCCGCGCCCGACGAGGAGGTGCACGCCTTCATCAACGACCTCGAGCGTTCCGCAGGAACGTACCTCTACGGGCGGCGAATGTACGAGGTGATGAAGTTCTGGCAAACCGTGCCGGAGCAGCCGGACGAGTCCGCTGTGATGATCGATTTCGCCGAGGTCTGGCGCGCCGCTGAGAAGATCGTCTTCTCGACCTCGCTCGAAGCGGTCGATACCCCGCGAACCCGGATCGAGCGGACTTTCGACCCGTATGCCGTCGCCCGGCTGAAGGCGGACCAGGAGCGTGACCTCTCGATCGGCGGGGCGACGCTCGCCGCGACAGCGATCGCGGCCGGCCTCGTCGACGAGTTCCACCTGTTCCTGACTCCGGTCATCGTCGGGGGTGGCACGCCGTTCTTTCCCGACGGGGTCAAAGCAGGCCTCCGGCTCGAGGACGAACGCCGCTTCGCCAGCGGGATCGTCTACCTGCGGTACACCTCCCAGGTTTAA
- a CDS encoding DUF429 domain-containing protein: MNYIGVDLAWGEGTVARAAKESGLVCLAASGTVLDAGWARGIDTVAGWLLRTASPGDVVAIDAPLVVANPTGIRECEREVAQRYGRWQVYANPSNLGRPWLGGVTLRQRLELAGWAYTDGSQPPRADVVQFFECYPYTTLVGAAELGYDIERPRYKRFNPALSDMAAKRAFRAAECDELLRRMSRLTDARPPLDLRSHPVTAQLLDEPSPLLDIPYKHREDLLDAALCAWTAALWAEYRFERCQVLGGDDLPDAQGRVPVIIAPARPEQRKGGMPVHARPRLSHVQEHP; the protein is encoded by the coding sequence GTGAACTACATCGGCGTCGACCTGGCTTGGGGCGAGGGCACCGTGGCCAGGGCTGCCAAAGAGTCCGGGCTGGTTTGCCTCGCCGCATCCGGAACCGTCCTCGACGCCGGATGGGCTCGCGGCATCGACACGGTGGCGGGGTGGCTGCTGCGCACCGCCTCCCCCGGCGACGTTGTCGCGATCGACGCACCGCTGGTGGTGGCGAATCCAACCGGCATCCGCGAGTGCGAACGTGAGGTTGCGCAGCGCTACGGACGCTGGCAGGTGTACGCGAATCCGTCCAATCTCGGCCGACCGTGGCTGGGCGGCGTCACGCTGCGGCAACGCCTGGAGCTGGCCGGATGGGCCTACACCGACGGGTCACAACCGCCTCGCGCCGACGTCGTGCAGTTCTTCGAGTGCTACCCCTACACCACGCTGGTCGGCGCCGCCGAGCTGGGTTACGACATCGAACGGCCGCGGTACAAACGGTTCAACCCGGCGCTCTCGGACATGGCAGCGAAGCGCGCCTTCCGCGCAGCCGAATGCGACGAACTCCTGAGACGGATGTCGCGGCTCACCGATGCGCGGCCGCCCCTCGATCTGCGCTCCCACCCGGTCACCGCGCAACTGCTCGACGAGCCGTCGCCGCTGCTCGACATCCCATACAAACACCGCGAGGACCTGCTCGACGCGGCGCTCTGCGCGTGGACCGCTGCGCTCTGGGCGGAGTACCGTTTCGAACGGTGTCAGGTTCTCGGTGGAGACGACCTGCCCGACGCTCAGGGTCGCGTGCCGGTGATCATCGCTCCTGCGCGGCCAGAGCAACGGAAGGGCGGAATGCCCGTGCATGCGCGGCCTCGGTTGTCACATGTCCAGGAGCATCCGTGA